From a single Oncorhynchus tshawytscha isolate Ot180627B linkage group LG33, Otsh_v2.0, whole genome shotgun sequence genomic region:
- the LOC112231073 gene encoding 14-3-3 protein eta codes for MADREQLIQRARMAEQAERYDDMASAMKQVTELSEPLSNDDRNLLSVAYKNVVGARRSSWRVTSSIEQRAMADGNDKKLELVKAYRETIEKELETVCQDVLNLLDQFLIKSCGEDQLESKVFYLKMKGDYYRYLAEVATAEKKTSAVESSEGAYKEAYEISKSMAATHPIRLGLALNFSVFYYEIQNAPEEACRLAKEAFDEAIGHLDNLNEDSYKDSTLIMQLLRDNLTLWTSDQQDSEGGEAQP; via the exons ATGGCAGATAGAGAGCAACTGATCCAGAGAGCCCGTATGGCTGAGCAGGCGGAACGGTACGATGACATGGCCTCGGCGATGAAACAG GTGACTGAGCTGAGCGAGCCTCTGAGTAACGACGACCGCAACCTACTCTCTGTGGCCTACAAGAACGTGGTGGGGGCCCGGCGGTCCTCCTGGCGCGTCACCTCCAGCATCGAGCAAAGGGCCATGGCTGACGGCAACGACAAGAAGCTGGAGCTGGTGAAGGCCTACCGGGAGACCATCGAGAAGGAGCTGGAGACGGTGTGCCAGGACGTGCTCAACCTGCTCGACCAGTTCCTCATCAAGAGTTGCGGAGAAGACCAGCTGGAGAGCAAGGTGTTCTACCTGAAGATGAAGGGCGACTACTACCGCTATTTGGCCGAGGTGGCCACAGCCGAGAAGAAGACCTCCGCTGTGGAGTCCTCCGAGGGAGCCTACAAGGAAGCCTATGAGATCAGCAAGAGCATGGCGGCCACCCACCCCATCCGGCTAGGCCTGGCCCTCAACTTCTCTGTGTTCTACTACGAGATCCAGAATGCTCCCGAGGAGGCCTGCAGGCTGGCCAAGGAGGCCTTTGATGAGGCCATTGGACACCTGGACAATCTGAACGAGGACTCCTATAAGGACTCCACCCTCATCATGCAGCTGCTGCGGGACAACCTGACCCTGTGGACCAGTGACCAGCAGGACAGCGAGGGGGGAGAGGCCCAACCCTGA